From Branchiostoma floridae strain S238N-H82 chromosome 5, Bfl_VNyyK, whole genome shotgun sequence:
tccatgtgtccctggacaaagtgcagcccctgtaccaggcagccgacctcctccaactggactatgtgagaaacacctgcagcagctacatggccatgaacgtacAACGTCCACCTTTGTGGACCTTTACAACTTTGCTATTATCTTTTCCGTGGACACTGTCCGGAAACGTTGTCATCAGTGGTTTGCCAGAAACTTTACTGAGTCTTCATAATAGTTTAAAGCAGCTGCCTGAAATAGTAATAccgtgttttgttttttttaataattttatgATACACTAACACTAGCTGCATgccctgcaaagctggtgttaCGACGGTTATACTTGCTATAATGATACAGATATTCAGGGCATTCTGCTTACTATCTTGGATTTGCATATGTTTACTTATGATTCTTAATCTCCAATAGCTGTACGTTAAGTGGCCTTCgtcaatgttttgttgtctcttcTGCATTACCCTACACCACTCCTATACTTATTCTTGTAACATTCAGACAAACAGTACCTATTGGCACATACTGTACTTATTTTCATAACTGCATATATTCTCCACCTTCACAGTTTGCCTCCAGTGAGGTGTTCtacagcctgagtgtgaatcagctggctgagatcatcagccacgatgagctggatgttaaagaggagacaacagtgtgggaggctgtggtgagatgggtgaaGCACAGCAGGGAAGACAGGTGGGTCTTGCACAATTATCAATTATGAATATGGGAGTTAGCTTTATGTAATTCAGTTCTATTGACAGAAACCACATATCCACATTTTGCTTACTTTGTTTTCAAGGCTCTGTATCCAAAAATTCTCTGCAGTGATGTCCAGCTAACTTCCAATGATAAGTAATATTCGAATAGGTCATTTGTCTATGAGGTGTGATATCCTTGCGTTCTCTGCAGTATTATCAAAAGTTGAAATCCTCCCCATATTATCCACTCCTCTATATcctacagactgcaccacctacccagcatcctccctcacatccgcttcaacttGCTGACGTCAGACGACacagcagccatcttggatcaccccCTGGTCAGAGAGGATGCTGGGAGTTCTGAGGTCATCAGGAACCGGGTGAAGGAGACTTCCACCCCGAGGAAAAGATTTGGGATGGACACAATGGAAATGGCTCTGCTTTTTAATTTCAGGTCTGTACATTCACGTATCATTTTGTAACAAATCGCTGCAAATCTAAGACAGTAGTAGACCTCTCTTTATGCGCGAGATTTATTTGAAAAACTCACCATATGTGCACCTTTCATTCCTTACGTACCGTTGATATTCTGTTATTACATTGCCGTCAATTTCCACTCCTCTCCAGAAAAGATGAGATCCTCTTCATGAACCCCAGGGAAGGGAAGTACGTCAGCCGCAGTTACCATTTTAAAGAATATTGTTCAGTGGCAGCCATGGCAGTCAGCAGTGATAGCAACATTTATATGCTGGCTAGAGATTCAGGTAAATTGACCATGTTCAAGTACAAGCATATAAGGAATGCACATATTTGGGCACATGCAGGTATGTCCCCAGTATTTACATTCCTGGAACAAGGAAAGAACTCGCTTGACTACAACGAGCACCTCGTTGAAGTTGATCGTACTTTATACTACCTTGGCGTGAAAAAGAGAAGCGACAGTACCTTGGTGCGAATGAGAAAGTACAACTGGTACTCTgaccagtggcaggagtgttcacagctggAAGTTGACGGACTTTCTAAACTCAGTGCTGCAGTAACCTGCTGTTCGCACCTCTATTTCTTCACAAAGTCGAAAATGCATCGCTATGACCCAAGCCAGGATCTGTGGCACCAGAAGACACCACCAAGAACCGATCTTCCAATCTGCAcagccgttgccatgggaacagagatctTCTGCACGGACGATCTGTTTACTCGGACTATGGTGTACGATACAGAGTCAGACCGCTGGCAGGATTTGCAAGGCTGGTTGTCCCCAGAATTCCCCTCTCACCTGGATATGAGCAATCCCCAATTCTTCGTACTGGAGAACCAGCTACACTTAGTGCTAGAAGCCTATGAGACTACCAGAGAAAGGTCATCAGCACAGTATAtggtatatgtgtatgacaggtctgctgatgcaTGGACAGACATGAAGGCCACAATCCCAAAGAATAGATATGTATCGGGTGGTTCCATGTGCCACGTGGCACGTATGTACAACCCACTTTCTGATGCACAGTATGCATTCATGTATTAGGTGCCTCCCAAGCCTTGTGACCCCACACTGGGAGGGTCGGGGGTTTAGTGTATTCTAAATGCTCTGGCGTTTGCAGTTATGAAGCTAACCCCATGAAATTCACACAGAATTCACAAAGACATGTAAGAATTACCACCATGATGTTAGATTGGGTGAGTTATGGataattttccaaaaaatatgGCATCAAAAATGAACTTCCTGTATAGAAAGTCACTATCCGATTGTGACAAATTTAGTGCAATACTTGCCAAAAATTTGGTCACAAACAATAATCTACGTACCAACACATGCACTCAAAGTATTATTGTAGTTGCATTTTACCAAATAGAAGAGAAAGTCAAGGTATAGTGCTTGATTTTTCTCCAAAACTTGGCACTGTGTGGCAAGCACACGCTggcaccgagccgccatttaaATCTACAGGCACTTAGCTTACATGTCAGAGGACCACTTGCCTGCTCCATATAAGGCATGGCCCCAAGGAATACCGAGAATTAATGTCTCTAAAATAGGGTTTCTGTTGGTTGAAAGCCCCTTCCGAAGATCCCCGAAGGTTGAAGCAATTGTCTGTCCATGGGGAACAGCAGGCTAACTACCGAACCAGCTTGCTGCGTGGGgcatacattgtgtacattagAACATACAAGGGGCTTTCTGGTGATTATATCGGCTAAAAACTGTGGAAAACACAATCAAGAGAAGACCATACAATTATTTTACATAACAAACATGTGCTAAAATGTTTTAGACTTGTAGTAACGTGTAATAGTCATGTCGATAAAGGCTCCAGTAATAGttattgactgattgatttTAGTTTCTCCTAACTGTGGGCTATACCAAATGTATCcaaagattgaaagaaaataGGTACAGATTTATTGAATCGTAGTGTTTTGTGCTTTTACTTTATATGTAATGGGCTTGTAGATTATTTTTCTAATACATTCTTAAAGATTCAATCGTATTTTATGAGTTTTCATACAGATATATTCCATGCCTACCTCCTCAATGTTGGTAGCAACCTTTGGAGTTCCCCTGCATGTTTGATCAaagatgtacacatgtatgtcctgGGCTTCTTGTATCTTTCAATCATATCGGCCGAGAAATTTCAGTCCCCACGAGTTTGCACCACAAATTTTAATGTAATGTGGTATATGAAGTGGCACTATGCTTTGTAAGTGGCATTTCAACCAGAGAAACCAAGCATTAGATATACGACCCGACCTGACCCTCGATCTGCACCACAGGTGGTACACTCTTATCACCATCCAGCCCAGCCTGGTCAGGTCTGGTCTCTTGAATTCGGGAAAAGTCGGAAATCGGTTCCGCATGAGTGATTGTCTCACTTGGGAAACACCTTAAATGCAACAAACTATACGATGGCTTCCATGTGAAgtttatctgtatttatatgaCGTCTCTGTTGATTTGAGTGTTCATGATGAGATAGCAGTGGGTAGTCTCTCTattcatttgtgtgtttgtatcagCTTCACGTAGCTTTGTTTCAGCGGAGCATGACTGTTTAAGGATATCTCCGTCTTTTAAAGTTTACAGTTTACACTGAATGTAGGATAGCATTCTCTGCATTCAAAGTTAAACCTTAACCTTTGTCAAAAAATGCATGTTTCTGCAGAAGGGCCGCCTTATGATGAATGAGCTAATGTGTCCTAAAACTGAACGTTTGTTACCAGACAGCGCAATCTTAAAGAGGCCTGTCcaattattgtattttgtttcatctGCCATTTCAtttactaaggccatgttgatttgattatatggatgacatcctctgggaactccaaaattgatgcgagcgagcgaataaaaataaagtttggccccccaaaaaagttgccttcagtatgaaatctaagtggtcaggaaggttgaacataggactaaaaacacatagtatggtataacaACAGTCtgaggtgtagggaccagtacattgtacaggtgaaaaacattttatttttcttcttggactgaTCCaataaaaacagacctgaaaaaaatcagtggaacgggTTTTGCCAATTATaaaattgtaccaagtttctacagtgaaAGGTAGAGAGACAgcatttattacatggagatgggattttaaaatgggagtccaccaaacagattcctttgtagcaaaattgacccattaccattgttttgagtattgccagttctcaagtttccacatacaatcaggtccaggttcaggtccggaactGGAaatgatcctttggacctgaacaggacctatacctgaattttctgtaccggtacctacccctgccgacaatatttttttaaaaattctgtcctttcacatcttattctttgactttagatttattttggcattctatggcattagttatatgttttctgatactttttcttcaatctacagcatatatgtgctcattttacagctgctttgcacaatttactgtatggttaaaaactttttttttggaaacggccgaaaattggtgcgagcgcgcatgtcatccatataatcaaatcaacatggcctaaatctgacaattttttaaaactttttaggTCAATATTACTGCTCTTGATACTTTACAAATATCATTCTGTTATATATCTAGTTTGTTGTATGATATCCCTACATTAGCTCGCACAATGAAGAtgtgcacacgcacacgcattcattcactcaatgtgctttattttcatggtaACATATCCTTCTTTTACTACAATTTAATGAATGTTAACAACAATATTTTCTTGAAGCACTGTTTTCTATGATATTTTGTCAAATGTTACGGTATAACAGTTATGTGTGACCAAGACGATTTCTGATGCCTTGAAAATTCGTTTCATCCATCCATAGTGAAGATACTACAATTAGATATCATTAGACGTCAGCAACACCTTGGTGCAGGAAGACCAATCTTCATTGCATGGACAAGGTCCATACCTGTGTAAATGTTTGAATTAACACATTAATAACTTCCTGAATGAAACTGACTGACCAATTAACAGCTTGTAACAGTTTCCAAGAATCCTGCTGGCGCATAAAAACGACAAGACTTACCAGCGGAAAATTCTTAAACCTTTGGATTTCTTGCCCAGGGTAAGAACTATAAGGAAGtgctcccactgtgacttgtccagcagtttgaATGGTGGATTGACCCCTATAACTACATAAACTCAaaaacatcccagactgtctaccagCTAGAAACAATGGTCAGAGATAGATTTGCATATTACAGGTCACTGATTCAAATATTCTGTACTGGTTTGGTTTTCATAGCaacattatcaaatcatacagaatgacccaaagtaagtaacaaagttacataatgcaAGGTTTCAATTAGATAAGATCATGTAATAATAAGATAATTCTATCTGCAGTTctggaaaaacaactttcttcaaatttcaaatcatccttgtcaaaattgtaccaaaGCATCTACTTGCATCTACATTtcgaacttgaaaatgtcttccTTACAAGTTCTAGCTGTCATGAGTGTGTGTATTAACATGACTTGTAATACTTGACTTATAGTATGAGACTAGTACAAACCTATGTTCTGTAGAACTGCACAAAAAAACTGCCAGCTGATGTCTCACACTGAATAGCAACCCAGTATTGtcattacttcatattctggGCCAAATGTTCTTCAACAAGCTAATTTCTCTATGATGTGTAGTCTTACTTCATTTTTTATCTGTTgtctctagatttcaaacaGGATTTGAAGAGTAAATTGTACTTTCTCAGTCAGGCCACCACTGATGTTAACTGCACGGGTGCCTGTAGCATACTGAAACCCATAGTTTATATTATCTGgtctttatatagttttaccaGCCGGTTTAAGGTAAATACttgaaaggccgacatttgcccGCGATTATATATTAGCATATAACAATTCATATTCAACCAGAAATGAAGTCTTCCATCTCAACCTTGACATTGACCGATCTTTCCAAAACGTCAACCAACATCATGGATTTCAAGCCACGTGCCTATACAAACTTCCAAATGATTTGCAAATGATGGCACCGGAGTCCAATATATGCATTTAAATTCTAACGAATCCCAAATTAAACCAAATCAATGCGATTTACATCACAAGTTTTTCTTTCCAACAGAGCTGCTGGGCAAAATGACTTAAAACAGACAGAACAGTCAGGTGAATATGACGTTTGCAAAGAAAGACACAACTTTCGATTTCTGTACAACGCTACATAACTTACATCCGACCAATCCACAGATCTAGATATGCATGAAAATCTTGAACACTCTGTAATATATCTTAAACTTTAATGATGTTCTCTGCCGGCGTTACAGATATAAATGTTGCTCTTTTTTTACATCGTTACTTAGGCATTTTCCTGTCTAAGAGGTGATGATGGCTCTTTTACTGCTACGCTATCTGGGTAATCAGTGGGTGAAAATTTACTCTTTGACCTTCGGGTCATgctatcatcatcaacatggctgccgcgcAACAAGGTCTACACGTCAGCGCtgttcgtcctcgttcctaccaagacgagagctatctgcacgggtttcttggaactgtgggtgacttacagaaggctgaggtactgcaggatgtcgtccttgaagtcgagggtcgGCGGTTttcctgccatcggcttgttctgtccgcggccagcccctacttcagggccatgtttacatgtgacatggcggaaagtcgtcagaagacggttgttttacaggtagggttggtGTGACGTGTGGATAGAATAGAGTGTAACAGGCAGCTTGTTAATATGATACGTATcatacagaatatatacagCAGGGGAACCCATTGTTTTCCAAAACCAACAGATGGTAAACGTTGCTTTGATGTGGCCCAcgctatgcccccctcccccgtgtACACTATTTCACATTCAGTAGATATCTGgcggtttctagcgaggaccaatcagatggcTGCTAGCAGGTCACTGACCGCAGTTGACAATCAGCCAATGGCAGCCCAGTTACGGGCTAATCGCACCCCTTGTAGCGCCCCtagtttcatgtaaatgtcctAAACTCAACCCAAGCACATTTGAGTTGCTATTTTGAGTTTCTTCCGTATGTCTAGATAGATCAGCTTGAAAATACtcaactttgaaagtttgatgatCAAAATGCTTTGGGACTGTAGAAATGAAGTTTTACACTTTCAATGGTGCTACGCTCGCGCTAATGGAGCGGTCACTACGTGAAGGAACGGATCCCGACGAAGGTGAGATTTGTCGAGTTGacccaacatttcccaacaagaGCAAGCTCTCCAGGAAGGGCCGCGTACAAAAATGGAGGGAAATCAAATCTAAACTTGTCCTGGATGAGGATTTTATGGCGCATTGTGACGCCCCAAATTACAGACAATCAGCGAGAGAAGACATCGAACGAATTTTCCAGGACAGTCACCTAACAGCGCATCCCGAGTCTTTGGTTCACCGGTCATGGCGGGAGACATAGAAATCGGTAataacaagcaaaaaaataaatatttgtCAACGATCctgtaaaaaaatcatgactagTCATTATACAAAAATCTTCGCTAAGCGCCAATAACACTTTAATAATTGTCACAGTCCAAACATGAACTATAAACGTTACATTTTTAAGTTACAtcaaggagattaaaaaaacacctccttggttacatatCGCCCGGCCGAAGACCTTGATACAACGTACTCAGTTTAGAACTGAGTGACTCATGTTGCATATACTACACAAAGTTACACCGCGATATGTTTTGCTGCATATGCTTCGCCATGTCAAGGAGGTTCTATCTTCGAAAATAAGATCCGTTCTGTTACATATATTACAGTCAGCGTAAATCACGCACCATATAATCGGTCATTCTGCTTCATttggtttatttcatttgttaatcTTCTTGTAATTATGCAAAAGTAGCTGACAACACACTTGTAACTTTGACAAAGACGTTCACATGTTTGAAAGGTTGCTTCTATGTGATGCAAAACCACTTCCAGAATTTGAATACGTCCGTCACCTAGCTATGTAAACACGATAATTTATTCATGCGGTAGAAGTACCACAAACATCCCAGACAACCACAGTTGGTAAAGACGATATTGAGTTTTGGGATAATGTGACATTATCCATCgttgttattttgtaaaacataaaataaaaaaaaaacatcacgtAGTTCTACTGTACTTCTACAAGTCACAACTTGAATCTTGTAACCGTAGTAGGTAAAAAGATCTCTGAATCTGATGACCCGTGCGCAACGGCTGTAGTAAATTGTCAAATATAACGCTATGTACTCAAGtcgtattgttttttttcagtccttccttctattctatattacCGGCATTGAAAGGGACCAGCTTACAAAATACATGCTGTAAACTAAAGGAAGCCCTACAAAGATCtat
This genomic window contains:
- the LOC118415430 gene encoding kelch-like protein 25, with the protein product MAMNFASSEVFYSLSVNQLAEIISHDELDVKEETTVWEAVVRWVKHSREDRLHHLPSILPHIRFNLLTSDDTAAILDHPLVREDAGSSEVIRNRVKETSTPRKRFGMDTMEMALLFNFRKDEILFMNPREGKYVSRSYHFKEYCSVAAMAVSSDSNIYMLARDSGKLTMFKYKHIRNAHIWAHAGMSPVFTFLEQGKNSLDYNEHLVEVDRTLYYLGVKKRSDSTLVRMRKYNWYSDQWQECSQLEVDGLSKLSAAVTCCSHLYFFTKSKMHRYDPSQDLWHQKTPPRTDLPICTAVAMGTEIFCTDDLFTRTMVYDTESDRWQDLQGWLSPEFPSHLDMSNPQFFVLENQLHLVLEAYETTRERSSAQYMVYVYDRSADAWTDMKATIPKNRYVSGGSMCHVARMYNPLSDAQYAFMY